The DNA region CGAGGCGTTCCAGCGCATCGGCGCCGCGCAGCGGAAGGGCGAGCGGATCCTGGAGACCGAGGTGCAGCGCTTCCTGATGGAGCGCTTCGCCGCCGCGGGCCTCGAGACCGACCACCCGCCCATCGTGGCGGTGAACGGCCACGCCGGCGACCCGCACTACGTGCCCTCCGAGGCCACCCCCACGCCCATCGAGCGCGGCGACCTCGTGCTCATCGACCTGTGGGCCCGCGGCACCGGCCCGCGCGACGTCTACGCGGACATCACCTGGGTCGGCTACTGCGGGGAGAAGCCGCCGGCCAAGGTGCAGGAGGTGTTCGAGGTGGTCTCCGGCGCGCGCGACGTCGGGCTCGCCACCGTGGAGCAGGCGTTCCGCGACGGGCGCACGCTGCAGGGCTGGGAGGTGGACCGCGCGGTGCGCGACTTCATCTGGTCGAAGGGCTACGGCGAGCGCTTCGTGCACCGCACCGGCCACTCGATCGGCACGAACGTGCACGGCGACGGCGTCAACCTCGACGACCTCGAGACCCACGACACCCGCACGCTCGTCCCGGGCCTGGCCTTCTCCATCGAGCCGGGCGTCTACCTGCCGGACGAGGGGCTCGGCGTCCGCTGCGAGATCGACGTGTTCCTCGCGCCCGACGGCCCCAAGGTGTTCGGCAAGATCCAGCACGAGCTGGTCCGGATCTGATCGCGCCGCGCCCCGCGCGGCCGGAGGGCCCGCGATGTCGATGACGTTCCCCGGCCTGCCCCCGCCGCCGCCGCCGCCCGAGCCGGTGCTGGCGACGGCGGTGGTGCTCCACCGCGACGGGCCGCGCGGGCGCGAGGTGTTCCTGGTCCGGCGCGGGCGCGACCTCCGCTTCGCGGGCGGGTGGCACGCGTTCCCGGGCGGCCGGCTCGACCCGGAGGACGCGCGCGTGCCGGTGGAGGGCGCGCAGGGCGAGGAGGCGCGCCTGGTCGCCTGCGCCGCCCGCGAGCTGTTCGAGGAGACCGGCGTGCTCGCGGCGCGCGGGCGCGAGCGGGTGCCGGCGGCGGCGCGCGAGGCCGCCCGGCGCGCGCTCCTCGACGGGGCGCTCGCGTTCGGCGACCTCCTCGCCGCGCACGGGCTCGCGCTCGAGGCGGCGGCGTTCACGCCGGCGGGCCGCTGGGTGACGCCCGAGCACCTGCCGCTCCGCTACGACGCGCGCATGTTCCTCTTGCCGCTCCCGGCCGGCGAGGCGCCGGTGGTGTGGCCGGGCGAGCTCGCCGACGGCGCCATGGTCCCGGCCGCCGACGCGCTCGGCGCCTGGGGGCGCGGCCAGATGCTGCTGCACCCGCCCAACCTGCACGCGCTCCGCGTGCTCGACCGGCGCGGGCCCGTGGACGCCGCCGCGCTCGCCGCGCTCCGCGACCCGCCGCACCGCGACGGCGCCATCTGCCGCCGCATCGAGTTCCAGCAGGGCTTCTTCCTCGCCGCGCTGCGGACGCCCACGCTGCCGCCCGCCACGCACACCAACGCCTGGCTGCTCCCGGCCGAGGGCGGCCTCGCGGTGGTGGACCCGGGGGCGCCGGATCCCGCCGAGCAGGCGGTGCTGTTCGCGCTGCTCGACGGGCTCGCCGCGGAGGGGCTCCCGCCGCGCGAGATCTGGCTCACCCACGCGCACCCCGATCACGTCGGCGCCGTGGCGGCGCTCGCGGCGCGGCACGGGCTGCCGGTGCGGGCGCACCCGCTCGCGACGGGGCGCGCCGGCGCGCCGGTCGAGCCGCTCCGCGAGGGCGAGCGGATCGGCGACGGCGGGCGCTTCCGCGTGCTGGAGACGCCCG from Anaeromyxobacter dehalogenans 2CP-C includes:
- a CDS encoding MBL fold metallo-hydrolase → MSMTFPGLPPPPPPPEPVLATAVVLHRDGPRGREVFLVRRGRDLRFAGGWHAFPGGRLDPEDARVPVEGAQGEEARLVACAARELFEETGVLAARGRERVPAAAREAARRALLDGALAFGDLLAAHGLALEAAAFTPAGRWVTPEHLPLRYDARMFLLPLPAGEAPVVWPGELADGAMVPAADALGAWGRGQMLLHPPNLHALRVLDRRGPVDAAALAALRDPPHRDGAICRRIEFQQGFFLAALRTPTLPPATHTNAWLLPAEGGLAVVDPGAPDPAEQAVLFALLDGLAAEGLPPREIWLTHAHPDHVGAVAALAARHGLPVRAHPLATGRAGAPVEPLREGERIGDGGRFRVLETPGHAREHLAFLDERSGALVCGDLVSTLSTIVIDPPEGDMAEYERQLARVEALGPRTIYPAHGPPAPDAVGKLAAYRAHRREREALVVAALAAGGTLPEITARAYADTPAPLHPVAARSCLAVLEKLRGASRAEEAGGVWRAR
- a CDS encoding M24 family metallopeptidase, translated to MDIPALQRALAESRLDGWLLYDFHGQNPTAVSALDLAGHMLTRRWFYLVPRAGEPVALVHQIELGSFPRHVPGARRGYSSWQSLRGELSALLGGLGPRARVAMEYCPEGAIPYLSRVDGGTLELVRGYGVEVVSSAELVQRFLCRWDDAQVESHRRALAAIDAAKDEAFQRIGAAQRKGERILETEVQRFLMERFAAAGLETDHPPIVAVNGHAGDPHYVPSEATPTPIERGDLVLIDLWARGTGPRDVYADITWVGYCGEKPPAKVQEVFEVVSGARDVGLATVEQAFRDGRTLQGWEVDRAVRDFIWSKGYGERFVHRTGHSIGTNVHGDGVNLDDLETHDTRTLVPGLAFSIEPGVYLPDEGLGVRCEIDVFLAPDGPKVFGKIQHELVRI